Proteins from a single region of Streptomyces vinaceus:
- a CDS encoding energy-coupling factor transporter transmembrane protein EcfT — translation MTSPSAPDGPVLRATGAARTAGAGTARTRRPAPDDLTPAGPGGAGAGGPGFRLSYEKIVAPRARRGNALHAGAWWLWALGLATAASRTTHPLLLGLIIGVAGYVVAARRTAAPWARSYGAFLKLGLFVIGLRLLFSVLLGSPIPGAHVLFTLPEVPLPDWAAQGIRLGGRVTAEQLVFAFYDGAKLATLLVCVGAANALANPARLLKSLPAALYEAGVAVVVAMTFAPNMVADVARLRTARRLRGRPTGGVKAVLQIGLPVLEGALERSVAVAASMDARGYGRTAQVPPAVRHTTNALTLGGLLGMCAGTYGLLAAEGAAYGLPVLVLGLGLALAGLRLGGRRSIRTRYRPDRWGWRAWVVAGSGVLVAAALIRAGTVDPAALQPGVVPLVAPTLPLWPAAAILIGLVPAFVAPVPPKEASQ, via the coding sequence ATGACCTCCCCGAGCGCCCCCGACGGCCCGGTGCTCCGGGCCACCGGGGCCGCCCGCACGGCTGGTGCGGGTACGGCCCGTACCCGCCGTCCCGCACCCGACGACCTGACCCCGGCCGGGCCCGGCGGGGCCGGGGCGGGTGGTCCCGGGTTCCGCCTCTCGTACGAAAAAATCGTGGCGCCGCGCGCCCGGCGCGGCAACGCCCTGCACGCGGGGGCGTGGTGGCTGTGGGCCCTCGGGCTCGCCACCGCCGCCTCGCGGACCACCCATCCGCTGCTCCTCGGGCTGATCATCGGCGTGGCCGGCTACGTCGTGGCCGCCCGCCGGACCGCCGCCCCCTGGGCCCGCTCCTACGGTGCCTTCCTCAAGCTGGGCCTGTTCGTCATCGGGCTGCGGCTCCTGTTCTCCGTACTCCTCGGCTCCCCGATCCCCGGCGCGCACGTCCTCTTCACCCTCCCCGAGGTGCCGCTGCCCGACTGGGCGGCCCAGGGGATCCGCCTCGGCGGGCGCGTCACCGCCGAGCAGCTCGTCTTCGCCTTCTACGACGGCGCCAAGCTGGCCACCCTCCTCGTGTGCGTCGGCGCCGCCAACGCCCTCGCCAATCCGGCGCGGCTGCTGAAGTCCCTCCCGGCCGCCCTGTACGAGGCCGGGGTCGCCGTCGTCGTCGCGATGACCTTCGCGCCGAACATGGTCGCCGACGTGGCGCGCCTGCGGACCGCGCGCCGTCTGCGCGGGCGCCCGACCGGCGGCGTCAAGGCCGTCCTCCAGATCGGCCTGCCCGTCCTGGAGGGCGCCCTGGAGCGTTCCGTCGCCGTCGCCGCCTCGATGGACGCGCGCGGCTACGGGCGTACGGCGCAGGTCCCGCCCGCCGTCCGGCACACCACCAACGCCCTCACCCTCGGCGGCCTGCTCGGCATGTGCGCCGGGACGTACGGGCTGCTCGCGGCCGAGGGCGCCGCGTACGGCCTGCCCGTCCTCGTGCTCGGCCTCGGCCTGGCGCTGGCCGGGCTGCGCCTCGGCGGGCGGCGCAGCATCCGTACCCGTTACCGGCCGGACCGGTGGGGCTGGCGGGCGTGGGTGGTCGCCGGTTCGGGTGTGCTCGTGGCCGCCGCCCTGATCCGCGCCGGGACGGTGGACCCGGCCGCCCTCCAGCCCGGCGTCGTCCCGCTGGTGGCGCCGACGCTGCCGCTGTGGCCGGCGGCGGCGATCCTGATCGGCCTGGTCCCGGCGTTCGTGGCCCCCGTACCTCCGAAGGAGGCATCGCAGTGA
- a CDS encoding ECF transporter S component, translating to MSGRPLRIGPRAAAALLLVTLIGVAAFGWPLLADRQSGLAHSQDAPWLFAGLLPLLVAVVVATIADQGMDAKAVAMLGVLAAVGAALRPLGAGTAGLEPMFFLMVLSGRVLGPGFGFVLGSVTMFASALLTGGVGPWMPFQMLAMGWFSLGAGLLPGAERLRGRAELLMLSAYGFAGSFAYGTIMNLQGWVLLQGMGQGISFQPGDPVPANLARFAAYCVATSLGWDLGRAVLTVVLTLTIGGTLLKALRRAVRKAAFEAPVSFGSR from the coding sequence ATGAGCGGCCGCCCCCTGCGCATCGGCCCCCGCGCCGCCGCCGCGCTGCTCCTCGTCACCCTCATCGGCGTCGCGGCCTTCGGCTGGCCCCTCCTCGCCGACCGCCAGTCCGGTCTCGCCCACTCCCAGGACGCCCCCTGGCTCTTCGCGGGGCTGCTCCCGCTCCTCGTCGCCGTCGTCGTCGCGACCATCGCCGACCAGGGCATGGACGCCAAGGCGGTGGCGATGCTCGGCGTGCTCGCCGCCGTCGGGGCGGCCCTGCGCCCGCTGGGCGCCGGCACGGCCGGCCTGGAGCCGATGTTCTTCCTGATGGTGCTCAGCGGGCGCGTCCTCGGGCCCGGCTTCGGCTTCGTCCTCGGCTCGGTGACGATGTTCGCCTCCGCCCTGCTCACGGGCGGGGTCGGGCCGTGGATGCCGTTCCAGATGCTCGCGATGGGCTGGTTCTCCCTGGGGGCCGGGCTGCTGCCCGGGGCGGAGCGACTGCGCGGCCGGGCGGAGCTGCTGATGCTGTCGGCGTACGGGTTCGCCGGCTCGTTCGCGTACGGCACGATCATGAACCTCCAGGGCTGGGTGCTCCTGCAGGGCATGGGCCAGGGGATCTCGTTCCAGCCGGGGGATCCGGTCCCCGCCAACCTGGCGCGCTTCGCCGCGTACTGCGTGGCGACCTCGCTGGGGTGGGACCTGGGGCGGGCCGTGCTGACCGTCGTACTGACCCTCACGATCGGGGGCACGCTGCTGAAGGCGCTGCGGCGGGCGGTGCGGAAAGCGGCGTTCGAGGCACCCGTTTCCTTCGGTTCGCGTTGA
- a CDS encoding DUF6193 family natural product biosynthesis protein has product MNLQASGAADCVEARWQRLPTTWRLMHERDGSQALSSQALSRGVLALIEAASAEPSLRRLYPFTTRFTLWFSARTSHPFEVAAPAVEPLPGGRFRVLSPTQKLVIGEADTAQAAVALVVAGLAGAPGPSGAPAAPGGS; this is encoded by the coding sequence ATGAATCTTCAGGCAAGTGGGGCGGCCGACTGCGTGGAAGCGCGCTGGCAGCGCCTGCCGACGACATGGCGGCTGATGCACGAACGGGACGGCTCGCAGGCCTTGAGCTCGCAGGCCTTGAGCCGGGGCGTGCTCGCGCTCATCGAGGCCGCTTCCGCAGAACCGTCACTGCGCCGGCTCTACCCGTTCACCACCCGGTTCACCCTGTGGTTCAGCGCCCGCACCAGCCACCCCTTCGAGGTGGCGGCGCCGGCGGTCGAGCCGCTGCCGGGCGGCCGGTTCCGCGTCCTGAGCCCGACCCAGAAGCTCGTGATCGGCGAGGCCGACACCGCGCAGGCGGCGGTCGCCCTCGTCGTGGCGGGACTGGCCGGGGCCCCGGGCCCGAGTGGCGCACCGGCCGCACCCGGCGGATCCTGA
- a CDS encoding cytochrome P450, with protein MSCPALPEGFDATDPDLLQDRVPFPEFARLRQTAPVWWCPQRRGVTGFDDDGYWVVTRHADVKYVSTHPELFSSTTNTAIIRFNEHIQREQIDAQRLIMLNMDPPEHTRVRQIVQRGFTPRAIRGLEDALRDRARKIVAEALAASADGSFDFVTQVACELPLQAIAELIGVPQEDRLRIFDWSNKMIAYDDPEYAITEEVGSNAAMELIGYAMNLSAARKECPAKDIVTQLVAAEGQGNLGSDEFGFFVLLLAVAGNETTRNAISHGMHAFLTHPEQWELYKESRPATAAEEIVRWATPVVSFQRTATRDTEIGGQKIKAGDRVGLFYSSANHDPEVFTDPDRFDITRDPNPHLGFGGGGPHFCLGKSLAIMEIDLIFNALADALPDLRLAGPEPRRLRAAWLNGIKELRVSRG; from the coding sequence ATGTCGTGTCCCGCGCTGCCCGAAGGCTTCGACGCCACCGATCCCGACCTGCTCCAGGACCGCGTCCCCTTCCCCGAGTTCGCCCGGCTGCGGCAGACCGCCCCCGTGTGGTGGTGCCCCCAGCGGCGGGGCGTCACCGGCTTCGACGACGACGGCTACTGGGTCGTGACCCGGCACGCGGACGTCAAGTACGTCTCCACGCACCCCGAGTTGTTCTCCTCGACCACCAATACGGCGATCATCCGCTTCAACGAGCACATCCAGCGCGAGCAGATAGATGCCCAGCGCCTGATCATGCTGAACATGGACCCGCCGGAACACACCCGCGTACGGCAGATCGTGCAGCGCGGCTTCACCCCCCGGGCCATCCGCGGCCTGGAGGACGCCCTGCGCGACCGGGCCCGGAAGATCGTCGCGGAGGCGCTCGCCGCCTCGGCCGACGGCAGCTTCGACTTCGTCACCCAGGTCGCGTGCGAGCTCCCCCTCCAGGCCATCGCGGAGCTGATCGGCGTACCGCAGGAGGACCGGCTGCGCATCTTCGACTGGTCGAACAAGATGATCGCGTACGACGACCCCGAGTACGCGATCACCGAGGAAGTCGGCTCCAACGCGGCGATGGAGCTCATCGGCTACGCCATGAACCTGTCCGCGGCCCGCAAGGAGTGCCCGGCCAAGGACATCGTCACGCAGCTGGTCGCCGCCGAGGGTCAGGGCAACCTGGGCTCCGACGAGTTCGGCTTCTTCGTGCTGCTGCTCGCGGTCGCGGGCAACGAGACCACGCGCAACGCCATCAGCCACGGCATGCACGCCTTCCTGACCCACCCCGAGCAGTGGGAGCTGTACAAGGAGAGCCGGCCGGCCACGGCCGCCGAGGAGATCGTCCGCTGGGCCACCCCCGTGGTGTCCTTCCAGCGCACCGCCACCCGGGACACCGAGATCGGCGGGCAGAAGATCAAGGCGGGCGACCGGGTGGGGCTCTTCTACTCCTCGGCCAACCACGACCCCGAGGTGTTCACCGACCCCGACCGCTTCGACATCACCCGCGACCCGAACCCGCACCTGGGCTTCGGCGGCGGCGGACCGCACTTCTGCCTCGGCAAGTCGCTGGCCATCATGGAGATCGACCTGATCTTCAACGCGCTCGCCGATGCGCTGCCCGACCTGCGGCTGGCCGGGCCCGAGCCGCGGCGACTGCGGGCCGCCTGGCTCAACGGCATCAAGGAGCTCCGGGTCAGCCGCGGTTGA
- a CDS encoding ABC transporter ATP-binding protein, which produces MIRFEQVSVTYDGAARPTLRDVDLVVPEGELTLLVGPSGVGKSTLLGAVCGLVPHFTGGTLRGRVTVAGRDTRTHKPRELADVVGTVGQDPLAHFVTDVVEDELAYGMESLGLAPAVMRRRVEETLDLLGLNELRDRPLATLSGGQQQRVAIGSVLTPHPKVLVLDEPTSALDPAAAEEVLAVLQRLVHDLGTTVLLAEHRLERVVQYADQVLLLPSPGAPAVLGSPSSIMAVSPVHPPVVALGRLAGWTPLPLSVRDARRLAPSLLTRLPVTPPPSPAATPAQPAPVPAGPARPARPTSASPAPAPAPSAAGEPGSGAAARGSGKGLGGEKARRGGPAPRPGLMARLLRGGGPTPGPADRTGTDTGTGTGRSGAAPEPVARIDALSLRRGRAEVLHGIDLRVAPGETIALMGRNGAGKSTLLATLVGTLAPTTGTVTVRGRTPHRTAPQEMVRHVGLVPQEPRDLLYADTVAAECEAADSDAGAAPGTCRDLVRALLPDVPDDTHPRDLSEGQRLALALALVLTGRPSLLLLDEPTRGLDYAAKARLIEVLRGLASDGHAIVLATHDVELAAELAHRVVILAGGEIVADGPTAEVVVSSPAFAPQVAKVLAPAHWLTVPQVAKALADGTGATP; this is translated from the coding sequence GTGATCCGCTTCGAGCAGGTGTCGGTCACGTACGACGGCGCGGCGCGGCCCACCCTCCGCGACGTGGACCTGGTGGTCCCGGAGGGCGAGCTCACCCTGCTGGTCGGCCCTTCGGGGGTCGGCAAGTCCACCCTCCTCGGCGCCGTCTGCGGGCTGGTCCCGCACTTCACCGGGGGGACGCTGCGGGGCCGCGTCACGGTCGCGGGCCGCGACACCCGTACCCACAAGCCGCGCGAGCTCGCCGACGTGGTGGGCACGGTCGGCCAGGACCCGCTGGCGCATTTCGTGACGGACGTGGTCGAGGACGAGCTCGCGTACGGGATGGAGTCGCTGGGCCTGGCTCCGGCGGTCATGCGCCGCCGGGTCGAGGAGACCCTGGACCTGCTCGGCCTCAACGAGCTGCGCGACCGCCCGCTGGCCACCCTCTCCGGCGGCCAGCAGCAGCGGGTCGCGATCGGCTCCGTCCTGACCCCGCACCCGAAGGTCCTGGTCCTGGACGAGCCCACCTCGGCGCTGGACCCGGCGGCCGCCGAGGAGGTGCTCGCGGTGCTCCAGCGCCTGGTGCACGACCTGGGCACGACGGTCCTGCTGGCGGAACACCGCCTGGAGCGGGTGGTCCAGTACGCGGACCAGGTCCTCCTCCTCCCGTCCCCGGGCGCGCCCGCGGTCCTCGGCAGCCCGTCCTCGATCATGGCCGTCTCCCCGGTCCACCCGCCGGTGGTGGCCCTGGGCCGCCTGGCGGGCTGGACCCCGCTCCCCCTGTCGGTCCGCGACGCCCGCCGCCTCGCCCCCTCGCTCCTGACCCGCCTTCCCGTGACGCCGCCCCCGTCACCCGCCGCGACCCCGGCCCAGCCGGCCCCCGTGCCCGCAGGCCCGGCCCGGCCTGCGCGGCCGACTTCCGCTTCCCCCGCGCCCGCCCCGGCGCCGTCGGCTGCCGGGGAGCCGGGGTCCGGGGCCGCAGCCCGCGGTTCCGGGAAGGGGCTCGGCGGGGAGAAGGCCCGGCGCGGCGGCCCCGCACCCCGCCCCGGCCTCATGGCCCGCCTGCTCCGCGGGGGCGGGCCCACCCCCGGCCCCGCCGACCGCACGGGCACGGACACCGGCACCGGCACCGGCCGTTCCGGCGCCGCCCCCGAGCCCGTGGCCCGGATCGACGCCCTCTCCCTCCGCCGCGGCCGCGCCGAGGTCCTCCACGGCATCGACCTCCGCGTCGCCCCCGGCGAGACCATCGCCCTCATGGGCCGCAACGGCGCCGGCAAGTCCACCCTCCTCGCCACCCTCGTCGGCACGCTCGCCCCCACCACCGGCACCGTCACCGTCCGCGGCCGCACCCCCCACCGCACGGCCCCGCAGGAGATGGTCCGCCACGTCGGCCTCGTGCCGCAGGAGCCCCGCGACCTCCTCTACGCCGACACCGTGGCCGCCGAGTGCGAGGCCGCCGACTCCGACGCCGGCGCGGCCCCCGGCACCTGCCGGGACCTCGTCCGCGCGCTGCTCCCCGACGTCCCCGACGACACCCACCCCCGGGACCTGTCCGAGGGCCAGCGTCTGGCCCTGGCCCTGGCGCTCGTACTCACCGGCCGGCCCTCCCTGCTCCTGCTCGACGAGCCGACCCGCGGTCTGGACTACGCGGCCAAGGCCCGCCTGATCGAGGTCCTGCGCGGCCTCGCCTCCGACGGGCACGCCATCGTCCTCGCCACCCACGACGTGGAGCTCGCCGCCGAGCTGGCCCACCGGGTCGTGATCCTGGCCGGCGGCGAGATCGTCGCGGACGGCCCGACCGCCGAGGTCGTCGTCTCGTCCCCCGCCTTCGCACCCCAGGTGGCCAAGGTCCTGGCCCCGGCCCACTGGCTCACGGTGCCCCAGGTCGCCAAGGCCCTGGCCGACGGAACCGGGGCCACCCCATGA
- a CDS encoding transglycosylase SLT domain-containing protein has product MPLACGDRPCPRRKVPSVSKSVIRSIAASKKALAGSIVALGVAGTMLATVPAQAAPTSAKAIAQQMIKDPAQFAAFNNIVSRESGWNHTATNASSGAYGLVQALPASKMASAGADWKTNPATQIKWGLDYMNSRYGSPVGAWNFWQTHHWY; this is encoded by the coding sequence ATGCCCCTGGCGTGCGGCGACCGCCCTTGTCCCCGTCGGAAGGTTCCCTCCGTGTCGAAGTCCGTCATTCGCAGCATCGCCGCTTCCAAGAAGGCCCTGGCCGGTTCGATCGTCGCCCTGGGCGTCGCCGGCACCATGCTCGCCACGGTTCCCGCCCAGGCGGCTCCGACGAGCGCCAAGGCGATCGCCCAGCAGATGATCAAGGACCCGGCGCAGTTCGCGGCGTTCAACAACATCGTTTCCCGCGAGAGCGGCTGGAACCACACCGCGACGAACGCCTCCTCGGGCGCCTACGGCCTGGTCCAGGCCCTGCCGGCCTCGAAGATGGCCTCCGCCGGTGCCGACTGGAAGACCAACCCGGCCACCCAGATCAAGTGGGGCCTGGACTACATGAACTCCCGCTACGGCAGCCCCGTGGGCGCCTGGAACTTCTGGCAGACCCACCACTGGTACTAA
- a CDS encoding steroid 3-ketoacyl-CoA thiolase translates to MAAEPVIVEAVRTPIGKRGGALANLHPAYLLGETYRELLARTGIQPDCVEQIVGGTVTHAGEQSMNPARNAWLAMGLPYETAATTVDCQCGSSQQANHMVANMISGGVMDIGIACGVEAMSRVPLGSGSKHGPGKPFPDEWNVDLPNQFEAAERIARHRGLTREDVDRLGLLSQERAAAAWAEERFKRETFAVQVPTTEEEQAAGQGMWRLVDRDEGLRDTSMEALARLKPVMPTAVHTAGNSSQISDGAAAVMWASRKMARALKLRPRARIVAQALVGADPHYHLDGPIDATRAVLGKAGMSLKDIDLVEINEAFASVVLSWAQVFEQDLEKVNVNGGGIALGHPVGATGARLITTALHELERRDKEFALITMCAGGALATGTIIQRL, encoded by the coding sequence ATGGCCGCGGAACCCGTCATCGTCGAAGCCGTACGCACTCCCATCGGCAAGCGCGGGGGCGCGCTCGCCAACCTCCATCCCGCCTACCTGCTCGGTGAGACGTACCGCGAACTCCTGGCCCGTACCGGAATCCAGCCCGACTGCGTCGAGCAGATCGTCGGAGGCACCGTCACCCACGCCGGCGAGCAGTCCATGAACCCGGCGCGCAACGCCTGGCTCGCCATGGGCCTGCCGTACGAGACCGCCGCGACGACCGTGGACTGCCAGTGCGGCAGCTCCCAGCAGGCCAACCACATGGTGGCCAACATGATCTCCGGCGGGGTCATGGACATCGGCATCGCCTGCGGGGTCGAGGCCATGAGCCGGGTGCCGCTGGGCTCGGGCTCCAAGCACGGCCCGGGCAAGCCCTTCCCGGACGAGTGGAACGTCGACCTCCCCAACCAGTTCGAGGCCGCCGAGCGGATCGCCCGCCACCGGGGCCTGACCCGCGAGGACGTCGACCGGCTCGGGCTGCTCTCGCAGGAGCGGGCCGCTGCCGCGTGGGCCGAGGAGCGGTTCAAGCGGGAGACCTTCGCCGTCCAGGTCCCGACGACGGAGGAGGAGCAGGCGGCCGGTCAGGGCATGTGGCGGCTGGTCGACCGCGACGAGGGCTTGCGCGACACGAGCATGGAGGCGCTGGCCCGGCTCAAGCCGGTCATGCCGACCGCCGTGCACACCGCCGGGAACTCCTCGCAGATATCGGACGGGGCCGCCGCCGTGATGTGGGCCTCGCGCAAGATGGCCCGCGCGCTCAAGCTGAGGCCGCGCGCCCGGATCGTCGCCCAGGCGCTGGTGGGCGCGGACCCGCACTACCACCTGGACGGGCCGATCGACGCGACGCGGGCCGTGCTGGGCAAGGCCGGGATGTCGCTGAAGGACATCGACCTGGTCGAGATCAACGAGGCGTTCGCCTCGGTCGTGCTGAGCTGGGCCCAGGTCTTCGAGCAGGACCTGGAGAAGGTCAACGTCAACGGCGGCGGCATCGCGCTCGGCCACCCCGTGGGCGCCACCGGGGCCCGGCTGATCACGACCGCGCTGCACGAGCTGGAGCGCCGGGACAAGGAGTTCGCGCTGATCACCATGTGCGCGGGCGGCGCGCTGGCGACCGGGACGATCATCCAGCGGCTCTAG
- a CDS encoding SCO2322 family protein — translation MPRRSPTPLGPLVLAFGVLLTLLGSSPALAAGYRYWSFWEASGGQWQYATQGPSTARPADGATLGFRFSVSQDAAAEAAKPRAAADFAAVCAGTEAAEGRKRIAVVVDFGVPADAPAGDAPPQDTPRTACAQVAPDATAAEALAAAAKPLRYNSAALLCAVSGYPKQGCGEPIADAGQKPHPNPDASAGPKPSAEPEATGGGPSTSLLVGLAAVAALAAAAVWQSRRRR, via the coding sequence ATGCCCCGCCGCAGCCCGACCCCGCTGGGCCCGCTGGTCCTCGCGTTCGGCGTCCTCCTCACCCTCCTGGGCTCCTCCCCGGCACTGGCGGCGGGCTACCGCTACTGGTCGTTCTGGGAGGCCTCGGGCGGTCAGTGGCAGTACGCCACGCAGGGCCCCTCGACGGCGCGCCCGGCGGACGGCGCGACCCTGGGCTTCCGCTTCTCGGTGAGCCAGGACGCGGCGGCCGAGGCGGCGAAGCCGCGCGCGGCGGCCGATTTCGCGGCGGTCTGCGCGGGCACCGAGGCGGCGGAGGGCCGCAAGCGGATCGCGGTGGTCGTCGACTTCGGCGTCCCGGCGGACGCCCCGGCCGGCGACGCCCCGCCGCAGGACACCCCGCGCACGGCCTGCGCCCAGGTCGCCCCGGACGCCACGGCGGCCGAGGCCCTGGCGGCGGCCGCCAAGCCGCTCCGCTACAACAGCGCGGCGCTGCTGTGCGCGGTGTCCGGCTACCCGAAGCAGGGCTGCGGCGAACCGATCGCGGACGCCGGGCAGAAGCCGCATCCGAACCCGGACGCGAGCGCGGGTCCGAAGCCTTCGGCGGAGCCGGAGGCCACCGGCGGTGGCCCCTCGACGTCCCTGCTGGTCGGCCTGGCGGCGGTGGCCGCCCTGGCGGCGGCCGCGGTCTGGCAGTCCCGCCGCCGCCGATGA
- a CDS encoding bifunctional glycosyltransferase 87/phosphatase PAP2 family protein, with protein sequence MANAAEHSGANGHAGVIGGSGRLGAARLLLWALAGVLAVRQAAAVLRVPPGEWLSEFRLPSAFPGSLYDGGQFTATPFAGLVLKPFLGLAAPSLEVAWTSVTLLFVAAIGLVAARGLPDPVPRRTALLAAPVLVALMMVSLPVRAAASPGQTAVLPVLLVLLAVFRVPGERPAGFLVGLAAALQPALLLFAPLLWVTGRRPTARAAAVTFAAATALSWAALPRDSWTYWVHHLAGTGLGGAPDSLANQSVHGALLRLGLTGPVEILLYVALAGVIGWVGLRRAARYARDGQLLLAVAVTGCVAVAVAPTGWRHQLLWVLLAVAGKVGKRAADRPVWPVAVVLAMTLPADVLLPNLAALAPVRDNVLLLAALAAACAVPFLPRSSPYWREPVPTAYGRPAAARWSRVPLMPFWRRVLSRPNLLLELLLIRVGYSLYSHIRAAAPSSRSLAEGHGSQIHAVEQALGIDIERAVNHAVVNTPWLEKFFNFYYTSFHFVVPLTILAVLYWRRPGDYRWARASLGLATVLALIGFWLYPLAPPRLMPGLGFIDTVHGPQDLANPQYGAMTAISNQYAAMPSLHFGWSLWCGIVIIMLAPKGWQKLLGALHPLITVCAIVATANHWVLDAVGGAAVVSAGFGLVYVLSGPRGAVLPAGLSVPRPREPERVGAVSRTRA encoded by the coding sequence GTGGCTAACGCGGCAGAGCACAGCGGTGCGAACGGACATGCCGGGGTCATAGGCGGTAGCGGCAGGCTGGGGGCGGCACGGCTCCTCCTGTGGGCTCTGGCCGGTGTCCTCGCCGTCAGACAGGCGGCCGCGGTGCTGCGCGTGCCACCGGGCGAGTGGCTCAGCGAGTTCCGGCTCCCCAGCGCCTTCCCCGGCTCCCTCTACGACGGCGGCCAGTTCACCGCGACCCCCTTCGCCGGGCTGGTCCTCAAGCCGTTCCTCGGTCTCGCGGCGCCCTCCCTGGAGGTGGCCTGGACCAGCGTGACGCTGCTGTTCGTCGCCGCCATCGGGCTGGTCGCCGCGCGCGGCCTGCCCGACCCCGTGCCCCGGCGCACCGCGCTGCTCGCCGCGCCCGTCCTGGTCGCCCTGATGATGGTGTCCCTGCCGGTCCGCGCGGCCGCCTCGCCGGGCCAGACCGCCGTCCTGCCCGTGCTGCTGGTGCTGCTGGCCGTGTTCCGGGTGCCCGGCGAGCGCCCGGCCGGGTTCCTCGTCGGCCTCGCCGCCGCGCTCCAGCCGGCCCTGCTGCTCTTCGCGCCGCTGCTGTGGGTCACCGGCCGCCGCCCCACCGCCAGGGCCGCCGCCGTGACCTTCGCCGCGGCCACGGCCCTGTCCTGGGCGGCCCTGCCGCGCGACTCCTGGACGTACTGGGTCCACCACCTCGCCGGCACCGGCCTCGGCGGCGCCCCCGACAGCCTCGCCAACCAGTCCGTGCACGGCGCCCTGCTGCGGCTCGGCCTGACCGGCCCCGTCGAGATCCTGCTGTACGTGGCCCTCGCGGGCGTGATCGGCTGGGTCGGCCTGCGCCGCGCCGCCCGCTACGCCCGCGACGGCCAGTTGCTCCTCGCCGTGGCCGTCACCGGCTGCGTCGCCGTCGCCGTGGCGCCGACCGGCTGGCGCCACCAGCTGCTGTGGGTGCTCCTCGCGGTGGCCGGCAAGGTCGGCAAGCGGGCGGCCGACCGGCCCGTGTGGCCGGTGGCCGTGGTGCTCGCCATGACCCTGCCCGCCGACGTGCTGCTGCCCAACCTGGCCGCGCTGGCCCCCGTACGGGACAACGTCCTGCTGCTCGCCGCGCTGGCGGCGGCCTGCGCCGTGCCGTTCCTGCCGCGCTCCTCGCCGTACTGGCGCGAGCCCGTCCCGACCGCGTACGGCCGGCCCGCCGCCGCCCGGTGGTCGCGGGTGCCGCTGATGCCGTTCTGGCGGCGCGTGCTCTCGCGCCCCAACCTGTTGCTGGAGCTGCTCCTGATACGGGTGGGGTACTCCCTGTACTCGCACATCCGGGCCGCCGCACCCAGCAGCCGCAGCCTCGCCGAGGGGCACGGCAGCCAGATCCACGCCGTCGAGCAGGCGCTGGGCATCGACATCGAGCGGGCCGTCAACCACGCCGTGGTGAACACGCCCTGGCTGGAGAAGTTCTTCAACTTCTACTACACGTCGTTCCACTTCGTGGTGCCGCTGACGATCCTGGCGGTCCTGTACTGGCGCAGGCCGGGCGACTACCGCTGGGCCCGCGCCTCGCTGGGGCTGGCCACCGTCCTCGCGCTCATCGGCTTCTGGCTGTACCCGCTGGCGCCCCCGCGGCTGATGCCGGGGCTCGGCTTCATCGACACCGTGCACGGACCGCAGGATCTGGCCAATCCGCAGTACGGGGCCATGACCGCGATCTCCAACCAGTACGCGGCGATGCCTTCGCTGCACTTCGGCTGGTCGCTGTGGTGCGGGATCGTGATCATCATGCTCGCGCCGAAGGGCTGGCAGAAGCTGCTGGGGGCGCTGCACCCGCTGATCACGGTGTGCGCGATCGTCGCCACCGCCAACCACTGGGTGCTCGACGCGGTCGGCGGAGCGGCCGTCGTGAGCGCCGGGTTCGGGCTGGTCTACGTTCTGTCGGGGCCGCGCGGGGCCGTCCTGCCGGCCGGGCTGAGCGTGCCGCGGCCGCGCGAGCCGGAGCGGGTGGGCGCCGTATCCCGTACGCGGGCGTAG